Proteins from one Esox lucius isolate fEsoLuc1 chromosome 19, fEsoLuc1.pri, whole genome shotgun sequence genomic window:
- the fa2h gene encoding fatty acid 2-hydroxylase isoform X3, protein MVYNNAQTARKRRKSKERTEDEEPSPLSKCSQVNLDTDLVDWRKPLAWQVGHLGEKYDTWVHQPVDRPIRLFGNYFLEASTKTSWYMVPVVWIPLVIYLSWYSYTTLGQETTRLFANTDYSILVHKYSFPFIFLMGMIMWTFLEYCIHRFVFHMRPPAHNYYLITIHFLLHGQHHKSPYDGSRLVFPPGLASVAIGGLYLLLTKIFPETLGVSLFVGGLFGYVVYDMIHYYLHYGSPKRNSYLYSLKAYHVKHHFEHQRAGFGITTTLWDRPFNTLIPEQTF, encoded by the exons atggtctacaacaatgctcag ACTgcaaggaagaggaggaagtcTAAGGAGCGCACAGAGGACGAGGAGCCTTCACCACTCAGCAAATGCAGTCAAGTGAACCTGGACACG GACCTGGTGGACTGGAGGAAGCCCCTGGCCTGGCAGGTGGGCCACCTGGGAGAGAAATACGACACCTGGGTACACCAACCCGTGGACCGGCCAATTCGTCTGTTTGGGAATTATTTTCTAGAGGCCAGCACCAAGACATCCTG GTACATGGTCCCTGTTGTGTGGATTCCATTGGTTATCTACCTCAGCTGGTACAGTTACACTACCTTGGGACAGGAGACAACCAGACTGTTCGCCAACACAG ACTACTCCATCTTGGTGCACAAGTACAGCTTCCCCTTCATCTTCTTGATGGGTATGATCATGTGGACCTTCCTTGAGTATTGCATCCACCGCTTCGTCTTCCACATGCGCCCGCCCGCCCACAACTATTACCTCATCACTATTCACTTCCTGCTGCATGGACAACATCATAAG TCACCCTATGATGGCTCCCGTCTGGTCTTTCCCCCTGGCCTGGCCTCAGTGGCGATAGGAGGCTTGTACCTCCTGCTGACCAAGATCTTCCCGGAGACCCTGGGGGTGTCCCTTTTTGTGGGGGGGCTGTTTGGGTACGTGGTGTACGACATGATCCACTACTACCTTCACTACGGCTCCCCCAAGAGAAATTCCTACCTGTACAGCCTCAAGGCATACCACGTCAAGCACCATTTTGAACACCAAAGAGCAG GTTTTGGAATCACCACCACACTGTGGGACCGTCCGTTCAACACACTGATCCCCGAACAGACCTTCTAG